Proteins found in one Paenibacillus dendritiformis genomic segment:
- a CDS encoding bis-aminopropyl spermidine synthase family protein, translating into MNKEAIDSIYSQVSIKDGKKAIENILLDIYFKPGISTKEIARKTLLPLPIVAAIKKEFIKTGLIEQNRGVNCTPRGMRFVEHTMGYGHLNRTLYQRLKHEPWHPDDLHDMMSKLEGVFENRPQVDVTIDQSRCTLETSMKRAVLALQHEVLIGRDIVCLGDDDLVSVSLAFLLKQLFRQNAHKSNTRIHVFEIDKRIISYVNYVAESENLPIVCYEMDFREQLPSEFLRRFDCVFTDPPYTLQGLSLFVSRGIQLLKQEIGLPIFLSFAHKSPDFALEMQREFSRMGLLVTSVLPRFNQYLGAEIIGNTSQMIVLQSTEETKESIARDYRDALYTGEVRRTIRAYECKRCSLVTEVGFQMQWQTIEQLKQKGCPSCRHDSFELIQKKNA; encoded by the coding sequence ATGAATAAAGAAGCGATCGATTCAATTTACTCCCAAGTGTCCATTAAGGATGGAAAAAAAGCGATTGAAAACATTCTTCTGGATATTTACTTCAAGCCGGGCATCTCTACCAAGGAGATCGCGAGAAAGACGCTGCTGCCGCTGCCGATTGTGGCGGCCATCAAGAAAGAATTCATCAAGACGGGACTGATCGAACAAAACCGGGGAGTCAACTGCACGCCGAGAGGGATGCGGTTCGTTGAGCATACGATGGGTTACGGGCATCTGAATCGGACCTTGTATCAGCGGTTGAAGCATGAGCCGTGGCACCCGGACGATCTGCATGACATGATGTCGAAGCTGGAAGGCGTCTTCGAGAACCGCCCCCAGGTCGATGTCACGATCGACCAGTCCCGATGCACGCTGGAGACGAGCATGAAGCGGGCCGTGCTGGCGCTTCAGCACGAAGTTCTTATCGGGCGGGATATCGTCTGCCTCGGGGATGATGACCTTGTCAGCGTGTCGTTGGCGTTTCTCCTCAAGCAGTTGTTTCGGCAAAACGCGCATAAATCCAATACCCGCATTCATGTTTTCGAGATTGACAAACGTATTATCAGCTACGTGAACTATGTTGCGGAATCCGAAAATTTACCGATTGTCTGTTATGAAATGGATTTTCGCGAACAGCTCCCTTCTGAGTTTTTGCGCCGTTTTGATTGCGTTTTCACCGATCCTCCCTATACGCTTCAGGGCCTTTCATTATTCGTGTCGCGCGGCATTCAATTGCTGAAGCAGGAAATCGGACTGCCCATCTTTCTTTCGTTCGCCCACAAATCGCCAGACTTCGCTTTGGAGATGCAGCGCGAATTTTCGCGGATGGGCTTGCTTGTCACGAGTGTGCTCCCGCGCTTCAATCAATATCTCGGGGCGGAAATTATAGGTAACACGAGCCAGATGATTGTGTTACAATCTACGGAAGAGACGAAGGAGAGCATTGCGCGTGACTACCGGGACGCCCTCTATACGGGAGAAGTAAGGCGCACGATTCGTGCCTATGAATGCAAGAGGTGCAGCCTTGTGACCGAGGTTGGCTTTCAAATGCAATGGCAAACGATTGAACAGTTGAAACAAAAGGGCTGCCCGAGCTGCCGTCATGACTCCTTCGAGCTTATTCAAAAAAAGAACGCATAA
- a CDS encoding GNAT family N-acetyltransferase produces MPIRQMEPDDIAVIAQFETDISVISFGEDAITDPRFHVRKLEKALHYEKKGMFVLEVDGNVAGWMWITPRENSVTKQMYANFKSFYIAEPYRGTAYVDELFDAGMTYCKREGTERIIGKVHVRNLPMRLLYKKYGFKPTHLTMEWFSGEADD; encoded by the coding sequence ATGCCGATTAGACAGATGGAGCCGGATGATATTGCGGTTATCGCTCAATTTGAAACGGACATTTCCGTGATCTCATTCGGAGAGGATGCGATTACCGATCCTCGTTTTCATGTCAGGAAGCTGGAAAAAGCGCTTCACTATGAAAAAAAAGGGATGTTTGTGCTGGAAGTTGACGGGAATGTCGCAGGCTGGATGTGGATAACGCCGCGGGAAAACTCGGTCACGAAACAGATGTACGCGAATTTCAAAAGCTTCTATATCGCAGAGCCCTATCGCGGCACCGCTTATGTGGATGAGCTGTTCGACGCGGGCATGACGTATTGCAAGAGGGAGGGAACCGAACGGATCATCGGAAAGGTGCATGTACGCAATTTGCCGATGAGGCTGCTGTACAAGAAGTACGGCTTCAAGCCGACGCATCTGACGATGGAATGGTTTTCCGGTGAAGCAGATGATTAA
- a CDS encoding HAD-IIIC family phosphatase — MIKCIVWDLDDTLWEGTLREDEAGIKLLPEMASVLETLDRRGIMHSIASRNRWEQVKDKLEQLGIAHYFLSPQCHFDSKAASIERIAQELNIGLDAMAFIDNDPFERFEVNFYVPQVRTYAAEQYRELPGYPEFQAGQLTEEAANRRQYMQARHLREEARKAHKGSREQFLKECEMKLRIQMAREEDYPRVVELSHRTNQMNSLLERVDFPFVESYCAQDNHYLYVARLEDRFGAHGLIGTCFASAADDRIDINLFCISCRIEGRGIASAFLYTVLERLERQLPQAGAARCRLVSRQRNLPARLLLEMLGFKKTTTENEQSVYMLQLPLPRKAFDWLEIGE, encoded by the coding sequence ATGATTAAATGTATCGTATGGGATTTGGACGATACGCTGTGGGAAGGAACGCTGAGGGAAGACGAGGCCGGTATCAAGCTGCTGCCGGAGATGGCGAGCGTCCTTGAGACGCTGGACCGGCGCGGGATTATGCACAGCATCGCCAGCCGCAATCGTTGGGAGCAAGTGAAGGACAAGCTCGAGCAGTTGGGAATCGCCCATTACTTTTTGTCCCCCCAATGCCACTTCGACTCTAAGGCGGCGAGCATCGAGCGGATTGCCCAGGAACTCAACATCGGCTTGGATGCCATGGCTTTTATCGACAACGATCCGTTCGAGCGTTTCGAAGTGAACTTCTATGTGCCGCAGGTGCGTACTTATGCCGCCGAGCAATACCGGGAGCTTCCCGGTTATCCCGAATTTCAGGCAGGCCAGTTGACCGAAGAAGCGGCCAACCGGCGGCAGTATATGCAGGCGCGCCACCTGCGGGAGGAAGCTCGAAAAGCGCATAAGGGCAGCCGCGAGCAATTTTTGAAGGAATGCGAAATGAAGCTGCGAATCCAAATGGCGCGGGAAGAAGATTACCCGCGGGTGGTCGAATTGTCTCACCGCACGAACCAGATGAACAGCCTGTTGGAACGGGTTGATTTTCCTTTCGTCGAATCGTATTGCGCTCAGGATAACCATTACTTGTATGTGGCCAGGCTGGAGGACCGGTTCGGCGCGCACGGGCTGATCGGAACCTGCTTCGCGAGCGCCGCCGATGACAGGATCGATATCAATCTGTTTTGCATTTCCTGCCGGATTGAAGGCCGGGGCATCGCCTCCGCCTTTTTGTATACCGTTCTGGAACGGCTGGAACGACAATTGCCGCAGGCGGGCGCGGCGCGCTGCCGTTTGGTCAGCCGACAGCGGAATTTGCCGGCGAGACTGCTGCTGGAGATGCTGGGCTTCAAGAAAACGACTACAGAGAACGAGCAATCCGTCTATATGCTGCAGCTGCCGCTCCCGCGGAAGGCATTCGATTGGCTCGAGATAGGAGAATAA
- a CDS encoding acyl carrier protein, translating into MNRDAIEHEIAGIIQNMLKLPFVDVDTDLIGETGVLDSLTVMRLLAEIERRFDFTLDEDDLTLDSISSIKRLAEWVIHSKQAGQ; encoded by the coding sequence ATGAACCGCGATGCGATCGAACATGAAATTGCCGGAATCATTCAGAATATGCTCAAGCTGCCTTTCGTCGATGTGGATACCGACTTGATTGGCGAGACAGGAGTCTTGGACTCTTTGACCGTAATGAGACTGCTTGCGGAAATAGAGAGGCGGTTTGATTTTACGTTGGACGAGGACGATCTGACGCTGGATTCCATCAGCAGCATCAAGCGTCTGGCGGAGTGGGTCATTCACAGCAAGCAGGCAGGTCAATAA
- a CDS encoding LamG domain-containing protein has translation MKPNEQGTASVTDAKTQDAVTVVGYADRFSVQPGQALNFMIDTASSSYTANVVRLCGGMPDPDHSTYLPTEPVPADCAGEYPGRRKTTAIGSYADLPLPEEWMQAGEFSLQMWVYPTIPQYGKAQTIWSAKSADGSSGADVTLDKDGHVTFSLIGGCGYSVAVRAEAPLNGHEWHFVAVQYSGSREEAMLFVSQRAGWRPDDGTQVCKAAVKLDYSQAVISRVLLAADSDSAAPGGVSRHYNGKIGNPRLFQHYFSESELHDMARGTNTEPDGAHLIADYDFSVGISSTRLSDRSAGGHHGILRQGGTRAVTSHNWTGEQTDYRLAPEQYAAIHFHDNDIENAGWEADITWRIPQDLRSGIYALKLEAEGSVDYIPFFVRPTQGTATAPVLFLAPTNTYLAYGNERLFKYAKDYLGEDYVPPAQDVYLDEHPEMGSSIYDLHNDGSGVQYSSRLRPLLNIRPHYRNWRAVRHFSADLYITGWLESRGQSHDIATDEDLHHEGADLLGRYKVVITGSHPEYWTRPMMKALEQYLAEGGRLMYLGGNGFYWVTSLDPERPHLLEVRRGNAGSRSSDSPPGELFHSTTGEPGGIWRHFGYVPQRLVGVGVTALGGGMACGYRRLEDSFHPSARFIFEGIGDDEIIGDFGYAAGGAAGDEIDRYDLKFGTPPHTLWLATSTGFNNNYQFVHEDQLNTAPGQGGCDNPLVRADMTYFDIHGGGAVFSVGSINWAGSLAWNDYDNNVARISDNVLKRMLAEHDSHAASTAGSSAAPS, from the coding sequence ATGAAGCCGAATGAACAGGGAACAGCAAGCGTGACAGACGCAAAGACGCAGGATGCCGTAACCGTTGTCGGGTACGCGGATCGATTCAGCGTCCAGCCCGGCCAAGCACTGAATTTTATGATCGATACGGCCAGTTCGAGTTATACCGCCAATGTGGTGCGGTTATGCGGCGGGATGCCGGATCCGGACCATTCGACCTATTTGCCGACCGAACCGGTACCCGCGGATTGCGCCGGAGAATACCCGGGACGTCGGAAGACCACCGCGATCGGCTCCTATGCCGACCTGCCGCTGCCGGAGGAATGGATGCAAGCCGGGGAATTCTCTCTTCAAATGTGGGTATATCCGACGATTCCCCAATATGGCAAGGCTCAGACGATCTGGTCTGCCAAATCCGCCGACGGTTCATCCGGGGCGGATGTGACGCTGGACAAGGACGGACATGTAACGTTTTCCTTGATCGGCGGGTGCGGTTATTCCGTTGCCGTTCGGGCCGAAGCGCCGTTGAACGGTCATGAGTGGCACTTCGTCGCCGTTCAATATTCCGGCAGCCGCGAAGAGGCCATGCTCTTCGTGAGTCAACGGGCCGGCTGGAGGCCCGACGACGGCACGCAAGTCTGCAAGGCGGCCGTGAAGCTGGACTACAGTCAAGCGGTCATCTCCAGGGTGCTGCTGGCTGCGGATTCGGACTCTGCGGCTCCAGGCGGCGTGTCCCGCCATTATAACGGAAAAATCGGAAACCCGCGTTTGTTCCAGCATTATTTTTCCGAGTCCGAGCTGCATGACATGGCGCGCGGCACGAACACGGAGCCCGATGGCGCGCATCTCATTGCCGATTATGACTTCAGCGTCGGCATATCGTCGACCCGCCTCTCCGATCGGTCGGCTGGAGGGCATCACGGGATTTTGCGCCAAGGCGGTACCCGGGCCGTGACAAGCCACAATTGGACCGGGGAGCAGACTGACTACCGGCTCGCGCCGGAACAATACGCGGCCATTCATTTTCATGACAACGACATCGAGAATGCCGGTTGGGAAGCCGACATCACGTGGCGGATCCCGCAGGATCTGCGAAGCGGCATCTATGCGCTGAAGCTGGAGGCCGAAGGCAGCGTCGATTACATTCCGTTTTTTGTGCGGCCGACGCAGGGAACGGCAACCGCTCCCGTCCTGTTCCTGGCGCCGACCAATACGTATCTCGCTTATGGCAACGAGCGGCTGTTCAAGTATGCCAAAGACTATTTGGGCGAGGATTATGTTCCTCCGGCGCAGGATGTTTATTTGGACGAGCATCCGGAAATGGGCAGCTCCATTTATGACCTGCACAACGATGGCAGCGGGGTACAATATTCTTCCCGGCTGCGCCCGCTCCTGAATATCCGGCCTCATTACCGGAACTGGCGGGCTGTGCGCCATTTCTCCGCCGATCTGTACATTACCGGCTGGCTGGAGTCGCGGGGGCAGAGCCATGACATCGCCACGGACGAAGACTTGCACCATGAAGGCGCCGATTTGCTGGGCCGTTACAAGGTAGTGATCACCGGCAGCCATCCCGAATATTGGACGCGCCCGATGATGAAAGCGCTGGAGCAGTATTTGGCGGAGGGCGGCCGCTTAATGTATCTGGGAGGCAACGGATTTTATTGGGTGACGAGTCTGGATCCGGAGCGGCCTCATCTATTGGAAGTGCGGCGCGGCAACGCCGGCTCGCGCTCCTCGGATTCTCCGCCGGGCGAACTCTTTCACAGCACGACAGGAGAGCCCGGAGGCATATGGCGTCATTTCGGTTACGTCCCTCAGCGGCTTGTCGGGGTAGGCGTGACCGCTTTGGGCGGCGGCATGGCATGCGGTTACCGCCGATTGGAAGACAGCTTCCATCCGTCGGCGCGGTTTATTTTTGAAGGCATCGGCGATGACGAGATCATTGGCGACTTCGGATACGCGGCTGGCGGGGCGGCCGGCGACGAGATCGATCGCTATGATCTCAAATTCGGCACGCCTCCGCATACGCTCTGGCTGGCCACGTCCACTGGATTCAATAATAATTACCAATTTGTGCATGAAGATCAATTAAATACGGCACCAGGTCAAGGAGGATGCGATAATCCGCTTGTACGGGCGGACATGACCTATTTCGATATCCACGGCGGGGGCGCGGTCTTCTCCGTCGGTTCGATCAACTGGGCGGGGAGTCTTGCCTGGAACGATTATGACAACAATGTCGCCCGCATTAGCGATAACGTCCTGAAGCGGATGTTGGCGGAGCACGACAGTCATGCGGCCTCAACGGCCGGGTCGAGTGCCGCGCCATCCTGA
- a CDS encoding alkaline phosphatase → MTRKLAAIVLATVLACFHVGFPANSAVAASTKAKNVIFMVPDGFSPAYAASYRLYKGELSAMDSMLAGMVRTYSANSALTDSAAAATAMATGHKTNNGMIGTTPDGKQRRTILEAAREQGKSTGLVATSSITDATPAAFSSHIASREEESDIAPQQLENADVLLGGGKTFFLPESLGGKQKSRNLVEEARRSGYTIVEDRTQLQAAKGSKLLGLFAGGDMAPELDREHTNEPSLKEMTAKAIDVLRQNKAGFFLLVEGSQIDSAGHYNDAAWAMKDTQAFEEAVALAIDFATKDGNTLVVVVGDHDTGGMSVGGYGQTDAKLKVLHHVTASGLYMADKLKADRSNAAEVLKTYAGIDATAEEAVKIKNAEDTVHAINGIISERALISWTTYLHTGVDVQIYAFGPGADLFRGLHDNTDLPLLVAQVLHIDFKR, encoded by the coding sequence ATGACACGTAAACTTGCCGCGATCGTTTTGGCAACCGTGCTTGCCTGTTTTCATGTTGGCTTTCCGGCCAATTCGGCAGTCGCGGCCTCGACGAAGGCGAAAAACGTTATTTTTATGGTTCCGGACGGCTTTTCACCCGCCTATGCCGCCAGCTACCGCTTATACAAAGGCGAGCTATCCGCAATGGATTCGATGCTTGCAGGGATGGTGAGGACGTACTCGGCCAATTCCGCGTTAACCGATTCCGCCGCTGCCGCGACGGCGATGGCGACGGGGCACAAGACGAACAACGGGATGATCGGGACGACTCCGGACGGAAAACAGCGCCGTACGATTCTCGAGGCGGCGCGGGAACAAGGCAAGTCAACCGGTCTGGTCGCCACTTCGAGCATTACCGATGCGACGCCGGCCGCTTTTTCGTCGCATATCGCCTCCCGCGAGGAAGAAAGCGATATCGCACCTCAGCAGTTGGAAAATGCCGATGTCCTGCTGGGAGGGGGCAAGACCTTCTTTCTGCCCGAGTCGCTCGGGGGCAAACAAAAGTCACGCAATCTTGTGGAGGAAGCAAGGCGCAGCGGTTACACCATCGTGGAGGACCGCACTCAACTGCAGGCCGCAAAAGGCAGCAAGCTGCTCGGGTTGTTCGCGGGCGGGGACATGGCCCCCGAGCTTGATCGGGAGCATACGAATGAACCCAGCTTGAAGGAAATGACCGCGAAAGCGATCGACGTTCTCCGTCAAAATAAAGCCGGCTTTTTCCTGCTGGTGGAAGGGAGCCAGATCGATTCGGCCGGGCATTACAATGACGCCGCATGGGCCATGAAAGACACCCAGGCGTTCGAAGAGGCGGTCGCGCTGGCAATCGACTTCGCCACAAAGGACGGCAACACGTTAGTCGTTGTCGTCGGCGATCATGATACAGGAGGGATGTCGGTCGGCGGATACGGTCAGACGGATGCCAAGCTTAAAGTGCTGCATCATGTCACAGCATCCGGACTCTATATGGCCGACAAGCTGAAGGCGGACAGAAGCAATGCCGCGGAAGTCCTTAAAACGTATGCGGGCATTGATGCGACCGCAGAGGAAGCAGTCAAGATCAAGAACGCCGAAGATACGGTCCATGCCATTAACGGCATCATTAGCGAACGTGCCCTGATATCCTGGACAACCTATTTGCACACCGGCGTGGACGTGCAAATCTATGCGTTCGGTCCGGGGGCCGATTTGTTCCGGGGTTTGCACGACAATACGGATTTGCCGCTTCTCGTCGCGCAAGTGCTGCATATCGATTTTAAGCGCTAA
- the hmpA gene encoding NO-inducible flavohemoprotein, producing the protein MLTPRTIEIVKSTVPVLEAHGRQITKRFYEMMFSNHPELLNIFNHANQRQGRQSQALASAIYAAAAHIDRLEDIMPVVKQIGHKHRALHIQPEHYPIVGKHLLLAIKDVLGDAATDDILEAWAEAYGVISDIFIQVERDMYRAAAEAEGGWEGFRSFRVIRKAPESDVITSFYLQPEDGGDISSYLPGQYITVRVKPEGSENTHLRHYSLSQAPVGDTYRISVKREGGDDHSPAGIVSCYLHDVVQEGDRLELTAPAGDFTLRAGTASPVVLLSGGVGITPMMSMLQTLAKHEPDRDVYFIHSARHRRVHAFQDEVRALTEANERIRSFVCYERPEAGDACDRQGFIDEAWLASALPAEVWQRADAYFCGPVPFMKAVYRALTGLGVAPERIHYEFFGPAGVLEEA; encoded by the coding sequence ATGCTGACACCGCGCACCATTGAAATTGTGAAGTCGACCGTGCCCGTTCTGGAAGCGCATGGCCGACAGATTACGAAGCGGTTCTATGAAATGATGTTCTCGAATCATCCCGAGTTGCTCAATATTTTCAATCACGCGAACCAGCGGCAGGGCCGCCAATCGCAGGCGCTCGCCTCGGCCATTTATGCCGCGGCGGCGCATATCGACCGCCTGGAGGACATTATGCCGGTCGTGAAGCAGATCGGCCACAAGCACCGTGCCCTCCATATTCAGCCGGAGCATTACCCGATTGTAGGGAAGCATCTGCTGCTGGCCATCAAGGATGTGCTTGGAGATGCGGCGACCGATGACATTTTGGAAGCCTGGGCGGAGGCGTACGGCGTCATCTCCGATATTTTCATCCAGGTCGAGCGGGATATGTACCGGGCCGCGGCGGAGGCGGAAGGCGGCTGGGAAGGCTTCCGCAGCTTCCGTGTCATCCGCAAGGCGCCGGAATCGGATGTCATTACGTCGTTCTATCTTCAGCCGGAAGATGGCGGCGACATCTCTTCTTATCTTCCGGGACAGTATATTACGGTACGGGTGAAGCCCGAGGGTTCGGAGAATACGCATTTGCGCCATTACAGCCTGTCCCAGGCTCCAGTGGGGGACACCTACCGCATTAGCGTCAAGCGCGAGGGCGGCGATGATCATTCCCCTGCCGGCATCGTCTCCTGCTATCTGCATGACGTTGTGCAGGAAGGCGATCGGCTGGAGCTGACGGCGCCTGCCGGCGACTTCACGCTGCGTGCGGGCACAGCTTCGCCGGTCGTGCTCCTCAGCGGCGGCGTAGGCATCACGCCTATGATGAGCATGCTGCAAACACTGGCAAAGCATGAGCCGGATCGGGACGTTTATTTCATTCATTCCGCACGGCATCGCCGCGTGCATGCGTTCCAGGACGAGGTCCGCGCCTTGACGGAAGCAAATGAACGCATTCGGAGCTTCGTCTGCTACGAACGCCCCGAAGCGGGCGACGCTTGTGACCGCCAAGGATTCATTGACGAGGCATGGCTGGCATCCGCCTTGCCGGCCGAGGTGTGGCAGCGGGCGGATGCGTACTTCTGCGGGCCGGTACCGTTCATGAAGGCCGTCTACCGGGCTCTGACCGGACTTGGCGTCGCACCCGAACGAATTCATTATGAGTTTTTCGGGCCGGCCGGAGTATTGGAGGAAGCGTAA
- a CDS encoding YitT family protein, translated as MRKNEQLRHIVWMLLGSMLLAFSYYHINFQNHLAEGGFVGLALIGKYTFDWSPALTVLMLDIPVFIAAWFFQGRRFIMNTAMATGVFSLTYELCERYSPWVMNFGSNMVLAAVVSGVLTGFAAGIVLRHGGATGGDDIVALFISRWTKLSVGTVFIIIDIVVLLVSLFYLPLWDTLYTILAVSIGGKVITWTVQAGVPRRAVPVRSQTAVHHQHG; from the coding sequence ATGAGGAAAAACGAACAATTACGTCATATTGTATGGATGTTGTTAGGCTCAATGCTGTTGGCTTTCAGCTATTATCACATTAATTTTCAGAATCACCTGGCTGAAGGCGGATTTGTCGGTCTCGCGCTGATCGGAAAATATACGTTCGACTGGTCGCCCGCGCTGACCGTCCTGATGCTCGATATCCCGGTATTCATTGCCGCTTGGTTCTTCCAGGGGCGAAGGTTCATCATGAATACCGCGATGGCGACGGGAGTGTTCTCCCTTACCTATGAGCTCTGCGAGCGCTACTCGCCGTGGGTGATGAATTTCGGCAGCAATATGGTGCTGGCAGCCGTCGTATCCGGAGTGCTGACCGGCTTCGCCGCGGGAATCGTGCTCCGTCACGGAGGCGCGACGGGCGGCGATGATATCGTAGCCTTATTCATCAGCCGCTGGACGAAGTTAAGCGTCGGCACGGTGTTTATCATTATCGACATTGTGGTGCTGCTGGTCTCCTTGTTCTATTTGCCGCTGTGGGATACGTTGTATACCATTCTCGCGGTAAGCATTGGGGGCAAGGTCATTACCTGGACCGTACAGGCAGGCGTGCCGCGGCGTGCCGTACCGGTGCGTTCGCAGACGGCCGTTCACCATCAGCATGGTTAA
- a CDS encoding GAF domain-containing protein: protein MEGLMKSMLDKLPPWAYQVFAVVMAAGMIFYFVKTLYINKKLSDMIADVMRRDDRMQDIQLRMDELRSAQIMHEHTAQQTLSALRDVKPFMDALNDIRAIADPYAVLTEASFLLQRMLDILAVDMKLKAGGHHRCGIWLHADQMLTLRFASAGFPKHYVGERQLHVDRSVAGRSYRKQAIVQSADVTKDEDWERNTDSKSPYQALMCLPLGTYGVLTIDGLEPFHDSGRAIGEIYASLSTGIIAEYIAAYRRWSQTDHGSTSFGTYGVM, encoded by the coding sequence ATGGAAGGGTTAATGAAGTCGATGCTCGATAAGCTGCCTCCGTGGGCATATCAAGTATTCGCGGTCGTCATGGCCGCGGGCATGATTTTTTATTTCGTGAAGACGCTCTACATCAATAAAAAGCTTAGCGATATGATAGCCGACGTCATGCGCCGTGACGATCGGATGCAAGATATTCAGCTCCGGATGGACGAACTGCGGAGCGCCCAGATTATGCACGAGCATACAGCCCAGCAGACGCTGTCGGCGCTGCGCGACGTGAAGCCGTTCATGGATGCGCTGAACGATATCCGGGCGATCGCGGATCCGTATGCCGTCCTGACCGAGGCGTCCTTCCTGCTGCAGCGGATGCTGGATATACTGGCCGTCGACATGAAGCTGAAGGCGGGGGGACACCACCGCTGCGGCATCTGGCTGCATGCGGATCAGATGCTGACGCTGCGCTTCGCCTCGGCGGGCTTCCCGAAGCATTATGTCGGGGAGCGCCAGCTGCATGTCGATCGCTCGGTAGCCGGGAGATCCTACCGGAAGCAGGCGATCGTGCAGAGTGCGGATGTGACGAAGGATGAGGATTGGGAGCGGAATACGGACTCCAAGAGTCCGTACCAGGCATTGATGTGCTTGCCGCTTGGCACTTACGGGGTACTCACCATCGACGGGCTGGAGCCGTTCCATGACTCCGGCCGGGCCATCGGAGAAATCTATGCGTCGCTCTCGACCGGAATCATTGCGGAGTATATCGCCGCCTACCGGAGATGGTCGCAGACCGATCACGGGAGCACCAGCTTCGGGACGTACGGAGTCATGTAA
- a CDS encoding DUF2905 domain-containing protein: MPSMPKLLIGAGIVLIVVGLLWAVLGRWIPFGRLPGDIVVKNGGSTFYFPIVTCIIMYRRVAAAGAISEINRKTTAAALT; the protein is encoded by the coding sequence ATGCCTTCCATGCCGAAGCTGTTGATCGGGGCAGGGATTGTCCTTATCGTCGTCGGATTATTGTGGGCCGTGTTGGGCCGCTGGATCCCGTTCGGCCGCCTGCCGGGCGACATCGTTGTCAAAAACGGCGGCTCTACTTTTTATTTTCCCATCGTTACCTGCATCATAATGTATCGTCGGGTCGCTGCTGCTGGCGCTATTTCGGAAATAAACAGGAAAACAACCGCAGCGGCACTTACATGA
- a CDS encoding hydrogenase maturation factor has protein sequence MEQFTINLNQIGGAYQQGDWEHIDAIYKRARARITQGSPVVLYRDTTNGSFITVRVYEQLSELEEWIQHMEEEYGLTEPYLL, from the coding sequence ATGGAGCAATTCACGATCAATCTCAACCAAATTGGTGGCGCTTATCAGCAGGGCGATTGGGAGCATATCGACGCCATTTACAAGCGGGCTCGAGCGCGAATTACCCAGGGCAGCCCTGTCGTCCTCTATCGGGATACGACGAACGGTTCATTCATTACCGTGCGCGTATATGAGCAATTAAGCGAGCTGGAGGAATGGATACAGCATATGGAAGAAGAGTACGGTCTGACAGAACCCTATCTGTTATAA